The genomic region TCATGGCGTTCACAGTCTTGGCGACGGCGTTGCCGCTTTCGCCGGCGTCGTCCGCCGACTTTGTCGCTATCTTCTCCGTCTCCACCGAGTTGTCGGCGTTCTGGCGGATGTTCGCCGTCATCTGCTCCATGGAGGAGCTTGCCTCTTCCGCTGCCGCCGCCTGTTCGCTCGCCCCTTGCGACATCTGCTCCGAGGTGGAGCTCAGCTCCTGGCTCCCGCTGGTGACGTTGTCCGCTGCCGACTTGACGTCCGCCACCACCTTGGTCAGGTTATGCACCATGGTGGCGAGCGCCTGCATCAGCCCGTCGTTTGCCGAGCGCTGCTTCACCTCCAGCATGAGGTTCCCTTCCGCGATCTCCTTGGCGAGGTGGGTGGCGTTGTTGTTGGCCTCGATCAGGAGGTTGATGTTGTTCTTGATGTCGTTGAAGTCCCCCTGGTAGACGTCGGTGATCTTCTCGGGGATGTCACCCTTGGAGATGCGGTCGACGTACTCGGCGGTCATGTTGATGGGTTGAACGAACGCGTCTATCAGCCGGTTCAGCCCGGTCAGCAATTCGCCCCAGGCCCCCTGGTAGGCTGCGGCGTTGCCGCGCACCTCCAGCTTCCCTTCCTGGATCCCCTTGATCAGGACGTTCATCTCTTCGGTCATCTTCCCGATGGTGGCGATCATCGCCGTCAGGTTCTTCCCCATGAGATCCCGGTCGGACTTGGGAGTGACCTGCACCGAGAGGTCTCCATGCGCCACCATTTCAGCTGCGAGGGAGGCCTCCTTGATGTTGTCGGCCATGTTCTTGAACGACCTTGACAGCATGGCGATCTCGTCTTGCCCGTCGGTTGCGATCTGGACGTCGACATCCCCCAGGGCGAGCTTGTCGGCGCACCCGGCCAGCGCGTTGACCGGCCTGGTAATGCTGCGGGTGGTGAAGAAGGCGGTGACGGCGCCGATGATGAGGGCGATGACGGCCATCACCAGTGTGATGGTCATCGACCTGTTCGACACGGCGACCGCACCCTTGTAGCGCTCCTCGATCCCGGACTCCTGGTACTTCACCAGCTGGTCGAACGAGGCGAAGATGGCGGCGCAAAGCGGGGCGGCTTCCTTCTCGAACACCTCGGCGGCGCGGGCGGTGTTGTTGGCCATGGCCAACTCGATCACCTGGTTGTTAGCCTTTCGCGCGTTCTCGAGCGACTGCTTGGCGGCGGCGATCAGTTCTTTCCCCTTGTCCGTGGTCTCCAGCTTCTCCAGGTTGTCCATGGCGGCCTTGTACTTCGCCCTGGCCGCCTCGATCTTCTTCCCTTCCTCCTGCCTGGCCGTGTTGGTGGACTGGAGCATCATGTTCTGAATGGCGGAGACGATGGCATTCACCTCTTTCGAGGCTTCGTTCGCCTTCTGGATCTTGCCGTAGTCCTTCTCGACGATGGTGTCCATTCCACCATCGACCTTCATCATGCCGATGACGCCGATGGCGCTGATCGCAAGCAGAAACAGCAGAATCACTCCGAAACCTGCACCTAAGCGTTGCCCGATCTTCATGTCCTGAACTCTCATCACAATCCCTCCGATACATTTAATGGTACGGATTGGCGCGCGGACCGCGGAACTGCCTTAGAGGTTCGACGCCTTCTTGACCGTTCTGACACTAAAAAAGCACCTGGTGCCGATGGTGCTTTTCTTTCTTTATCGAACTGGTGTAGGAAAACTTGAAGTTTTTTTTCGTTATAGCCTACTGTCGATATGGCAGAGGGGGGAGCGGAGCGGCGTTTGTGTCGGCGGAAGGCGCGGTTATGAGAGTAGGGCAGTAGGAAATGGGGCTGCTATGACAGGTCCGGTTCTAGTGATGGACGAGCAGGCAGAGTTGGTCTATCAGCGGCACCTGCCCCTTCAGTATCTTGACCCTGGCGGCCCCGGGCTCGAACCAGCCGGCCCGGTCCACCTCTGGGAACTGAACCGTACGTCCCGAGCGAGGGGGCCACTCAAGGGAAAAGGTGTTGCTGCCGAGGGCGGACGGGTCGCAGTCACCGGCAAAGGCCCAGGCCTTCACCCGTTTTCCACCCGGCTGCCGGATCTCGGCGAGTTCCAGAAAATCCCCCTGCGCCACCAGCCCGGTCTCCTCGGTGAATTCACGCCGGGCCGCCTCGAGCGGGTCCTCGCCGGGGAGGTACTCCCCCTTCGGTATGGACCAGGCTCCCTCGTCCTTGCGGGCCCAGAAAGGCCCCCCGGGGTGCACCAGGAAAAGTTCCAGTCGCCCCTCTTTGAACCGGTACATGACGAGCCCGGCGCTTTGCTTCATCTCAAAGCGCCTGCCCGCGCGGCAACTGCCATCCCTTGATGATAGCCGCGCATCTGATCAGGATCACGGTGGCGGCGGAGACGGTGAGGTTCACCGTGTTGGGGAGTTCGGTGAAATGCAGGAAGTAGAAGAGGGCGCCGCCGACCACGCAGGCCGAGGCGTAGATCTCGCGCTGCAGGATGAGCGGGATCTGGTTGCTTAAAAGGTCGCGCACCAGCCCCCCGCAGGTGGCGGTCATAACCCCCATGATGATCGACCCCATGAGCCCCAGGTTGAACTGGAGCGCCTTCGAGGTGCCGATGACCAGGAAGGTCCCAAGCCCCAGGGCGTCCAATAGCAGCATGGCCCGGTTCATCCTCTCGAAGCTCCTGGGGGTGAGAAAGACGACAACGGAGGCGGTCACGGCCAGGTAGAGGTAGAGCTCGTTCTTGAAGCAAAAAGGCGGGGTGTCGTTCAAAAGGACGTCGCGGATCACGCCGCCGCCGGTCGCGGTGACGATGCCAAGGACGATGACCCCCAATAGGTCCATGCCGCGGCGCACTCCCGCAAGCGCTCCCGAGGCGGCGAAGGCGACCGTACCGAGGAGGTCCAGCGCGTAGATGATGGCTTGGTTGTTCATTTGCTATGGTTCCTGTCTGTGGGGATCTGTCTTCGGAGGGACTGCCGTTGAAGGCCCCCCGCGGCAGCAGGGGGGATCGCGCCAGGAAGCGGAAGGGGGGGCGCCTTTCTCTACGTTGGCTACTCCTCGAACTCGTCGTGGTGTTGTCCCGGCGCCTGGTAGTCCTCGACGTCGTGCCAGAAACGTTGCTGCAGCTCCTTTAAAAGGGGCTCCAGGCTCTTGCGGTCGCCGGCGCTGATGGTGATGGCGCCGTACCTGCGGCCTACCTGGCGCACCTTCATGAACGCGAGTGGGTCCCCCTTCTTGAGTTCCGGGAGGAGGTCCGCCTTGTTGAAGACCAGAAGCTTCGGCTTCTGCGAGAGCTCCAGCTCAGCGAGGATTGCGTCCACCTGGACGATCTGCTCCTCGAAGCGTGGGTTGCTGCAGTCCACCAGGTGGATCAGGAGGTCCGCGTCTTTCAGCTCCTCGAGCGTCGCCTTGAACGCGCCAAGGAGCGACTTGGGGAGGCTGCGGATGAAGCCGACCGTGTCGGTGATGATCACCTCGCGGTCCATGGGGAAGCGGAGCCGGCGCGAGGAGGTGTCGAGAGTGGCGAAAAGGAGGTCCTCGGTGAACACCTCGCTACGGGTGAGCGTGTTCAAGAGCGTCGACTTCCCGGCGTTGGTGTAGCCTACGATGGAGATGATGGGGATCCCGGCCTTCACCCTCTTCTGGCGGCGCTGGTAGCGGCCGTTGGAGAGCTCCTTCAGCTCCCGCTCCAGATGGGCGATGCGGTCCCTGATGCGCCTGCGGTCGACCTCGAGCTTGGTCTCGCCCGGCCCGCGCCCGCCGATCCCCCCCATGAGCCGCGACATCTGCACGCCGCGGCCGATCAGCCTGGGGAGAAGGTACTTGAGCTGGGCGAGCTCCACCTGCACCTTGCCGTCCTGGCTCGTGGCGCGCCTAGCGAAGATGTCCAGGATCAGCTGGCTGCGGTCGATGACCTTCAGTTCGGTGAGCTCCGAGATGGAGCGGACCTGGGCCGGGGAGAGCTCCTGGTCGAAGACCAGCATGGTGGCGCCGAACTGCAGCGCCTTGATCAGCACCTCGCGGATCTTCCCCTCCCCCAGGAGGTAGCGGGGGTTGAACTCCTTGGGGCGCTGGATCACGGTGTCGAGGACACCGACCCCGGCGGTTCTGGCGAGCTCCTTCAGTTCCTCCATGGAGTCGACCGCCTCTTCCATCGGTCGCTGGGTCACCGAGATGAGGATGCCGCGCTCCTGCCCCGTGGCGACCAGCGTCCCTTCCTTGAGGCCGCGCTCCAGGGTCTGCTCCAGGGTCTCGACGAAGGAGCGGAAGTCGAGGTCGAACTTGGCGAAGGGTATAGAGGGCTCCACCTGGTAGGGGAGGTGGTGCCCCTCGGGGGGAACCAGCGCCGCCGTCTGGATAGAGAATCGGTCCGGGTTCTGGGTAAGCTGCAGGGCCGCGACCATGTCGAGGCGCAAGAGCGAGAGGTCGGTCAGGTCGTCGTCGGAGAGGGGCTCCCCTTTCAGGTGGGTGTGCACCAGGCGGATGCCGCGCAAAAGCCTGCGCCCAAGCGGGTAATCCTCCAGGTGCGGGATCATCAGGGCGCGCTCGTCGCCGACGACGACGTAGGCGATCTCCCCGATGCGGCTCACCAGGATGCCCAGCTGGCGCCTGATCTCCAGGGAGATGTCGGAGAGCTCCCGGGCCAGTTCCAGCGAGATCACCTCGCCCGGTTTCACACGGCGGCGGTACAGCCTTTCGAGCCGCTTTACCTGGCTCGACTTCAACCCTGTCAGATTACCGTGCAGTCCTTTGATGGCGCGCCTCCTGTCCTAAAGGCCGATGATGTTGTAGCCGCTGTCGACGAAGTGGATCTCCCCGGTGACCCCTGCGGCGAGAGGGCCGGCGAGGTAGAGCGCCGAGTTGGCGACGTCCTCCTGGGTGATGTTGCGCCTAAGCGGCGCCTTGCCGGCCACGTGGCCGGCGATCTGGCCGAAGCCGCCGATGCCGGCCGAGGCGAGGGTGCGCAGGGGGCCGGCGGAGATGGCGTTGACCCGGGTCCCTTCAGGGCCCATGGCCTCGGCCAAGTAGCGCACGCTGGCCTCCAGCGCTGCCTTGGCGACACCCATGACGTTGTAGTTGGGGAAAACCTTCTGCGCGCCGTAGTAGGTCATGGCGATGATGCTCCCCCCCCGCCCTTGCATGAGCGGCGCGGCCTCCTTGGCCAGCGCGATCAGGGAGTAGGCGCTGATGTCGAGCGCCGTGGCGAAACCCTCGCGCGTGGTGTTCAGGAAGGAGCCCTTCAACTCGTCCTTATTGGCGAAGGCCACCGAGTGCACCAGGATGTCCAGCCCGCCCCACTGCTTCGCCACGTCGGCGAAAAGCCTTGCTATGTCCTCGTCGCTTCTCACGTCGCAGGGGA from Citrifermentans bremense harbors:
- a CDS encoding enoyl-ACP reductase FabI produces the protein MGLLEGKKALIFGVANDKSIAWAVAEAFRREGAEIALAYAGESVAKRVIPLGESIGASMFLPCDVRSDEDIARLFADVAKQWGGLDILVHSVAFANKDELKGSFLNTTREGFATALDISAYSLIALAKEAAPLMQGRGGSIIAMTYYGAQKVFPNYNVMGVAKAALEASVRYLAEAMGPEGTRVNAISAGPLRTLASAGIGGFGQIAGHVAGKAPLRRNITQEDVANSALYLAGPLAAGVTGEIHFVDSGYNIIGL
- a CDS encoding trimeric intracellular cation channel family protein, which translates into the protein MNNQAIIYALDLLGTVAFAASGALAGVRRGMDLLGVIVLGIVTATGGGVIRDVLLNDTPPFCFKNELYLYLAVTASVVVFLTPRSFERMNRAMLLLDALGLGTFLVIGTSKALQFNLGLMGSIIMGVMTATCGGLVRDLLSNQIPLILQREIYASACVVGGALFYFLHFTELPNTVNLTVSAATVILIRCAAIIKGWQLPRGQAL
- a CDS encoding NUDIX domain-containing protein — protein: MKQSAGLVMYRFKEGRLELFLVHPGGPFWARKDEGAWSIPKGEYLPGEDPLEAARREFTEETGLVAQGDFLELAEIRQPGGKRVKAWAFAGDCDPSALGSNTFSLEWPPRSGRTVQFPEVDRAGWFEPGAARVKILKGQVPLIDQLCLLVHH
- the hflX gene encoding GTPase HflX, yielding MKSSQVKRLERLYRRRVKPGEVISLELARELSDISLEIRRQLGILVSRIGEIAYVVVGDERALMIPHLEDYPLGRRLLRGIRLVHTHLKGEPLSDDDLTDLSLLRLDMVAALQLTQNPDRFSIQTAALVPPEGHHLPYQVEPSIPFAKFDLDFRSFVETLEQTLERGLKEGTLVATGQERGILISVTQRPMEEAVDSMEELKELARTAGVGVLDTVIQRPKEFNPRYLLGEGKIREVLIKALQFGATMLVFDQELSPAQVRSISELTELKVIDRSQLILDIFARRATSQDGKVQVELAQLKYLLPRLIGRGVQMSRLMGGIGGRGPGETKLEVDRRRIRDRIAHLERELKELSNGRYQRRQKRVKAGIPIISIVGYTNAGKSTLLNTLTRSEVFTEDLLFATLDTSSRRLRFPMDREVIITDTVGFIRSLPKSLLGAFKATLEELKDADLLIHLVDCSNPRFEEQIVQVDAILAELELSQKPKLLVFNKADLLPELKKGDPLAFMKVRQVGRRYGAITISAGDRKSLEPLLKELQQRFWHDVEDYQAPGQHHDEFEE
- a CDS encoding methyl-accepting chemotaxis protein, whose product is MRVQDMKIGQRLGAGFGVILLFLLAISAIGVIGMMKVDGGMDTIVEKDYGKIQKANEASKEVNAIVSAIQNMMLQSTNTARQEEGKKIEAARAKYKAAMDNLEKLETTDKGKELIAAAKQSLENARKANNQVIELAMANNTARAAEVFEKEAAPLCAAIFASFDQLVKYQESGIEERYKGAVAVSNRSMTITLVMAVIALIIGAVTAFFTTRSITRPVNALAGCADKLALGDVDVQIATDGQDEIAMLSRSFKNMADNIKEASLAAEMVAHGDLSVQVTPKSDRDLMGKNLTAMIATIGKMTEEMNVLIKGIQEGKLEVRGNAAAYQGAWGELLTGLNRLIDAFVQPINMTAEYVDRISKGDIPEKITDVYQGDFNDIKNNINLLIEANNNATHLAKEIAEGNLMLEVKQRSANDGLMQALATMVHNLTKVVADVKSAADNVTSGSQELSSTSEQMSQGASEQAAAAEEASSSMEQMTANIRQNADNSVETEKIATKSADDAGESGNAVAKTVNAMKEIASKTSIIEEIARQTNLLALNAAIEAARAGEHGKGFAVVASEVRKLAERSQKAAGEIGDLSLTSVEVAEHAGELLMKLVPDIQKTAELVQEISAACKEQDTGAEQINRAIQQLDQVIQQNASASEEMASTAEELASQAEQLQGTVAFFKINATSAQMRPQGKKAHKQQAQPKKMTKAGSAPLTTGAGLHINMCDTELMEVGFERY